The sequence CTTACATCAATAGTAGAAAATATGTTTTATTGAGACTAATTTTGGGAGCATCTTGCTCTcaatttttaaagaaaaacaCAAAATATGACTGGCCGGTACTCTTAGGTATCTTAGGTACCGTTTGAAGTTAAAGATAGTATACTAATATAAAGATAAATAATCTAATACATTAAtacgaaaaataaataaataaaaatgatagttaatatagtatttggtttgattgataaataatagtttgtttgatttgattgattaaattttaaataagatgATAGATTAccattttgtatttttaaaaattaataaaatttgaataatattatttattaagggtaatataataatttaaattcaattatttattaagggtaatataataatttaaattcaatgattgattgatgtaagataataTTGagtaaatagataaataatatgacataGTAAACATGAGATTTTATAAGATAAATTATCAATAGATTAACAATATGTCACTTCAAACGGTGCAAGAGTATTTCTAGTTGCCTGTATTCTTCCGTATTCTACTTGTGGTTTTGTTGATTCAACAATAATACTATTTTTTATGTTACTCCAGTCTGTGATCTCATTGGTTTCCTTACTTGTGCTTAATAGTCGTCCCTCCTATGTTCCATTATTTCATAACATTGATTTAGAGACATCAAGCAAAAGTTCTATGTAATAAGTTTAGATGCTATAATTATAATAGAAAGACCGGATGAGCATTATTTTTAGATTCATTGTTTCTTATAAATCCATCGAATAATTTTGTCTTCTCAcctacatttatttttaaatgaaaatGGAAAAGTAGATTAttttcaaacttatatttcaGCAGACTATACTTGGAAGacaagaaagaaagatggcaaCGGTGTAATCACCGCTTCAAAAAATGAAATGACATGCATGGGGGAAGAAATACAAATCTTTTTTTGGACTATTAAAAATCTTGAGTTCAATTAAAAATCTGTATTGACCGAAGACATTGGTGTTCTCGTCATTAAAATTAACATTTATCATAAATAATAATCGAACATCTTAGGGGTCATGTATTGTACTCAAAATGACATTcatttaggatgttttgaaacTGACATTTCATTTGTCAATATGCTTCTCATTTGGTGTATATCTGTTGTGATCTTTTAGAAACTTATTCCCAGTCTTGAAGAATACGTCAGTTCAACACCTCAAATAACTGAGGATGGAGGCATTGTACTCGGATTTAAAAAAACCACCGCTTTTTTAGTTGATGCTAAGACTGGAGGGATAATCCATACATATAGCATGTCTGATTCTCCAACAGCAACACAGAGCAGTGTTGATGGTTTTCTTTATAATGTTTCTGTTAGGGAGCAGTATCAATCACGTTCTGACTCGAAAGATCAACTACCACTTTATGTCACAAGGACCGATTACAGATTGACGTCATATATGCCGAATTCAAACGTTATACtgtggaatttgagcgtctccgaaATTGGGTCAGCTTACCTTTGTCAAGACATGGAGAAGTCGCTTGGGGATAATCTTTTGGATTTTGAGTCTTCTGAACCTGGTCTTCCTTATAAAATGCCATTGCCATGTCAGTCAAGAGCTCTGGTCTACCGCGTTCGAAATCAAAGTTTATTGGAACTCGTATCCATGCCTAATGGGCTGCCAGACTCTCATCACCAAGATACGCGGCTTCCTACGTCCACTTCAGATGTTCTTCCATCACAGCCAAATGTTGAAAAGATTTTAGAACTCTTTCCTTCAACGAACAATAGTGACGATTGTGTTGACATGCATGAAAGAAAAGAcctagatggtgttcttccgTCACACGTATCCGATCAAAATTGTAGGGAACCTCATGTGCTAGATGTGAAAGAGACTTCTATTCATGATTTTCTAACTCTTAATGGAAAGTCTAGCAAATCACAACTTTTGCCTATTTTTGTTACCATTCTAGCCGTTGTTGCCTACCATTACAATTTATTCTCTACAATAAAAATCAAGTGGGTTGCACTGTCCACTTACACGATGGCAATGGATGTACATTCTAAAAGAAAGAGACCTCGCAAAACTGGGAAAAACGGAATTAACCATGGAAAgcaagaaaataaggttaaatACCCTCAAGATGAGAGGGGTATTAATTTCTTCGAGGACCTTAACCAGACAATTTCTTGCCGCACTAATGGACGGACGATTGGTAAATTATTTGTTTTCGATAAAGAGATTGCAAAAGGTAGTAATGGAACCATTGTACTTGAAGGAATTCATGAAGGTCGTCCAGTTGCTGTGAAACGTCTTGTAAAGGCATATAATAACATCGCCTCCAAAGAAATTCAAAATCTTATTGTGTCTGATAGACATCCAAATATTGTTAGATGGTATGGAGTAGAACAAGATCAAGATTTTGTATATCTTGCATTGGAGCGTTGTTATTGCAGCTTAAATGATCTTATTCTCATGCACTCGAAGTCTTTTGGAAAGAACTTGGATATAGAGGTTGCAGAAGAATTTACAATTCACCTCGATTATTTGAAAGGCTTTATGCAAGACTGTAAATTGTGGAAGTCAGATGGTTATCCTTCACCTTTgttattgagattgatgaggTCAACTTATTTTGTATGCGAAGAATGAACTTAtgaataaaatctctgattttAGAATAACCCTTTTTATACAAAGCTGACTGTTTTACTTCTAATCACAGGGATGTTATATCTGGAATTGTTCATCTACATGAATTGGGAATTGTTCACCGTGATCTAAAGCCTCAGAATGTATTGATAGCCAGTGAAAGATCTATTTGTGCAAAGCTTTCTGACATGGGTATCAGCAAACACCTTGTTGGAGATGCATCTTCCTTCAGTAATCATGCCACAGGTGAAAACTGCAAGTTAGTCAGTGTCTAAAAACCAGTTGATATTTCAGTTGAGCCTCCTGTCAACTGTTGCTATGCATAATTTATGTGGTAGTCGCTTAATGTTTTGATGTGTGCTCGCCACCTGTTTTCCTAATGCCTATTCTTCAGATTTAATTTCTTAGCAGTTTCTTCCTAGGACATTGGTACACAAATCACTGTTTGATGATTGATTTGTCGCAGGCTATGGAAGTTCTGGATGGCAGGCACCTGAACAGCTCCTCCATAGGCGCCAGACAAGGGCAGTCGATTTATTTAGTCTAGgttgtgttttgtttttttgccTTACTGGTGGTAGGCATCCATTTGGCAACCATCTGGAACGTGACATCAACATTATACGAAGTAAAATTGACCTTTTCCTGGTGGAACATATTCCAGAAGCTGTCGATCTATTATTGAAATTATTAGATCCTAATGCTGAATCTCGGTAAAGAACACTGTCTTCTCATCAATTACTTTTCCTTTTTGTTTGTACCACGTGACTTAACATATTCCTGAggataaaagaaaatttaatgATCTCTTTCCATAAATTGTTTAGAACTTCTATTTTGTATATGTGAGAATGTTTTGTTTAGAAGAATAAACCTCAACAAATTATATTTGAGGTTTTGGTCTAGTACCCTCTCATTTGTATAGATATCTGCTAACCCCCGCCATGATCATGgtgttgtttttttaaaaataataaaaccattacaataattaataattcatTTGAACGTAGGTATTCAAATTCAACTTTAATTTTTGGCCATTCACTAATGATTTTCAGGCCAAAAGCATCAGAGGTTCTGTATCATCCTTTATTTTGGAATGCTGAGATGCGTCTTTCCTTCCTCCGTGACACCAGCGATCGTGTGGAATTGGAGGATAGGGGGTGTAATTCTGATCTCTTCAACATGCTGGAAAATATAGCTCCTCTGGCTTTGGGCTCAAAGTGGAATGAGAAGATGGACCCTTCGTTTCTCAATAACATTGGACGCTATAGACGCTATAAATTTGATAGCGTTCGTGATTTTTTAAGAGTCATGCGTAACAAATTGAATCATTACAGAGAGCTTCCTGCAGAAATTCAGGTATTAACACGTGATACAAACTACTACGGTAGTTCTTGGTCAAATGAAGAAAAACGGTTTAGATTTAGAGGGTGGGTTGAATAAACTGTGATatgttttaaataaaaattgttttAGAACTTGCAAGATAATTGATGTTTGTTCAAGTTTGTCTAAAACTTCATTATTTTTTATACGATGCGAGTGAGTTAGGCCAAAAGAATACAATAATGAGCTTTCCAGTATACTTTTGCCCCAACTCACTCACGTCCCTATCAGTTTGTAGGAAAAACAGAAACGAGCAGTAAATTAACAGTATAGAAATGCAGAAAATAATGAAAACAAGAAATTTATAGAGGTTCGAATGTAGTCTGATACTTCTATGTTCTCTTTTTTCTGTCTAAAAAAGAATCTGGTAGAATCTTTAATTCACAAAGACCCTTTGTCTATCTCTTCAAAACTCACTGACAGTAATTCCTAGTCTAAATGCTAATAACTAGACCATCTAAACTCACTATACTCTTTAACATTTCTCAAGCTTTGTTGGAGTATTTATTTACAAATAATTCACTCAATGACAACGATGATTTCCAATTGAGAACATTTATCCAGTTATAAAGTTTTATCTTAGCTAGTATATAGTTTTTTTCTACAGCTGCTCTTAGCTGATCCTTTGTCTTAACTTGGTCGTAACACATGCATATATAAGATTTTCCTGTGATGGTGATTGTTATTGATTGTTATTACCGGTCTCATTTCTGAATTTCAGATGACTTTTTGAGTTTTGACtgatttatgatttaattgaACTTACTCATAGTAGCTCAACTGCTGAATATTGCTAGCATATTTTAACTCTTTTGCTGACTTCCTACGGAATTGTCTAAACCAAGTATGGCTCCACCATAAAACTAATATTTACTTTTGTCATCGTTCCAAAACCTTGAAAAATAGTATCTTAACGATGCATTTttaattggaagttcaaataatATAAAAGTATGTGCCACCTACTGTCTTACTACCTATGAAAAATATAGTAAAAGCTCATTGGGCAATTTGTCCGCCTCAAGTCCGCTAGCTTAGTTGTTGGAAACTTCGGGGGAATGAATGATCCCTGAGTTTCAATTATCCCTGAGCTCTCACCACATGCCAATTTTGTTTCCATTTGTATTTGGTTAAAACATGGTTTTATCTTGTTCTTGAGGCAGTAAATACTAGCCAGCAAGTTGAGGCCTGTGAATTTTTGTAAGCTACGCAAATTGAATGTTTCTATCGGCTAAATGTGATGTTTATGTTCAAAATACATGCATTCTTTCACattattttccttttatttaaaAACAGTTACAGATTTATTCCCGGTGTTGATATCAGGAATTAATTGGACCAGTGCCAGAAGGATTTGATAGATATTTCACAAGTCGGTTCCCGAAATTACTTACCGAAGTGTACAAGGTCATGCTTAAGTTCTGCAGGAATGAGGAATGGTTTTCTAAGTATTTCATAGGAACGGGCAGTAAGATTTAACCCTGGAACTACATATTGTGTAAATATATGTAACATTTTCTGTATATACGTGTAACAAACCTCAATGGGCAAGGAACTCATAAGATAAGTATATACCTTCTATAAATTGCCTCCACAAAATATTCGACGTGTCATCCTCGTTGAAAATTTCGGCAAACTTGTTGACGTTCTAGCTAAATTGATCTCATTGAACTGACTCGTGTTTGTTACTATGAATCCGCGATAATGTTTTTGTTGTCCCATGTATGTGTTTACATATGATGATCATAGGAAATGAAAATAGGACAAATTCGAGTATGCGCGAACTCCAACCAAAGCCAATGTATTATATTTTGTTGTTGCCAAATCATGTGTTTGTCTTTATTTAATCTTTTTCCTGCAATGGTTGCAAAACGTATACAAGAAGAAATTAACGTGATAAAATcgaattcaattaattagaatGCATAgtaataaaaaatgatttttaaaaatattaatagtattaaacttttttatttgaaaaaatgcaaggtataatttttaaattaactaaataaaataaatttgagattttttgtGAGATTTTCATGGAAAACTCACCctaaattttgataaaaataacttatttccactattattaaataaatgattGTTTGTCCATTCGACAATGAATTATTAAGTACTTCAATAATTTCATaccaaattttatatatatatatattgcaaaaCCTCGTACAACCATCTAAACATGTTTCAAGATTTTATGtaatgtgtaaaaaaaaaaaaaaaaaaagatattttatGCAATATGTGAgacaaaggtattttttttataagtatAGGTCATGTTACATGATGATGTTATGTAATAGGACAACATTTTGTGTTCTATAAAAACAAattatgtttaaaatttttagattgtTTATTACTCctaataaaaaatatgaaaaaattattagtttgaaaataaaagaatttgttgaaaatatattatattatattagaattgttgaaaattgagttgtattattttgaaaattagtgtgtgatgatgtagatgatgatgatttaatttttggactaatctcccattgagatctataaataggtctttccatttgtgtagaaaaacacaatttgagaaaataaatttaaagtgtggagtttgagaaaaaaaaagtgtggagtttgagaatattttgagtttttgagttttataaattttacttttcacaacacgttatcagcactatcgctcgaaggttctctataattttcgacgctccaaatacaagaagaagtaaaaaatattcaacaagtaagaatttttattttactgtttatatatttttattgtgtatatattaatatataatatcatgttatgaatttttttaaaaacttgttataaatcctgggatgatgttaagacgacatcccacactcccggtaagggatacgacaagtataaaagcctataaggtttttaaacattataatcatatttgtataatgtcatgttattatataaaaggttgtctatgacaccgatcttataataatatgatatgatatactatacctgactttatactaactatattggtataatttcacaatattatataaaaggctgtctacgacaccgatcttataataatgtgatatgatatacataattatttaattatgattatcattatatgcattatatcattatcacaaatttttattcaacacatactcgatttttctttactcacaacggtcacaaacggctaatttttggcctataaatattttcactcaaactcattttcaatcacaccaaaattcattcttcatctcaaaatattttctcctcggttttttttcgaaaaagaagaagatggagtttttggcttttctaaggatatttttcataacgattatgatcatcatgctcacgagttttgtactcaccagcgattttccaccacatgctttttctctatttgtacacttacttgtactcatcgtttatccattattttgtattgtcatattaatgaaaattaagtaataaaatgcattgttatttttctagtaccacaatgtcaaacttggcaaagcttgaattcgttgcactcgatatcactaaaaaaaattatatgccatggactcttgatgttgagatgcatcttgagtcattgggtctaagtaaaagtattaaagaaaataatatatcaacctcacaagataaagcaaaaactatgattttcttgcgccgacatcttgatgaagggttgaaatgtgagtatctcacaaaaaaagacccaatgactttatggaaagggctgaaagaaagatttgagcatataagggaagtgatactcccgaccgcccgtgatgaatggaatatgttgagattccaagactttaaaaaagtcagtgattataattctgcgatgtatcgaatagtctcgcaattaaaattctgtggacttgaagtcacagagatggaaatgcttgagaaaacattttccacttttcacgcatcgaatataactctacaacaacaatatagagtgcgtggatttttgagatattccgaactaatcgcatgtcttcttgtggcggaaaagaacaacgaattgttagtaagaaatcatcaatcccgacccactggatcaacgacaTTTCCTGAAacaaatgtcgtaatgaaaaatgaaaaccaaaatcaaaggaatagaccagattttggtcgtggacgaggtcgaggacgtgggcgtggacgtgaaCGTAGAAATGACCGTGGTCGTGGACGCGGTCgtgaatatgaaaataatcgagatagttatttcaataactcatctcaaaagagcgTCACGCACCACCCACTAAAAAGGCAACATGAAAacatgagtgaaaatgaaaatcactcaaaaagaaccgagagtgtttgttatagatgtggcactccgggACATTGGTCACGAACTTGTCGAGCCCCCGAGCACctttgtaagctctataaagaatcgataaaggagaaaggaaaagagaccaattttgttgaaaatagtgaccatttaattggttcaactagtttcagtgctgcagattttttgaatgatttcgaagacattgattaaaagattggtgggactagattgtaacaaatttgtatttttcatgcatttttgtattataaagcatgttatattttacatttgtattgtacttaatttttctttattacatttttgtgaagtttgatatgaaaaatgctatgagcaaacatggaaataatatcatggaaatttgcataccggatagtggtacaatGCACACTATTCTGCAatatgaaagatatttcttggaactaaaaccaacaaaaacaatggtgaatacaatatcaggtcctgtagacttgattgaaggttttgGTAAAGCgaaatttttgttacctaatggtacaaatcctgtagctcatgttcatacgcaaaatgattatacaatcaagaaaataagacttgataatgctggagaatttacatcccaaactttcaatgattattgtatgtcaatgtgaatcactgttgaacatcctgtagctcatgttcatacgcaaaatggattagctgaatcattgattaaacgtctacaactgattgctagaccaatgattatgaaaacaaaactccctatttctatatggagacatgcaattttacatgttgcggcattaattcgcatcagaccaagtgcatatcataaattctccccattgtaACTTGCATTTgataaagaaccaaatatctctcatctaagaatttttggatgtatggtgtgtGTGCCTATtacaccacctcaacgatcaaaaatgggtcctcaaaaaaaaatcggtatttatatcggttatgatagtccatcaatcattcgatatcttgagcctcagacaggcgatgtgtttacagcacgctttgttgattgtcattttaatgaagaaatgttcccagtgttagggggagaaaagaaacacatcgaaaaagaaatcatatggtatgtaccatcattgttacatttggatccaaggaccaaacaatgtgaaaaagatgtacagcaaattgtacatttgcaaagaatagcaaatcaaatgccagatgcatttgcagacacaaaaggggtgacaaaatcatatatacatgctgtaaatgccccagctcgaattgaaattccaaagaaacagattgaagacactcatgatgtcattaaacgcctgaagcgtggaaggccagtcggttctaaggataaaaatcctcggaaaaaaaaggcatagagaagcacgatgatcataaaatagaaaatggtgttccagaagaaacacctgatgatgaaaattctgtcagaaccacaaactgacgagaatcgtgaaatctctatcaattatattaatactgaaaaaatatggaaccgaaaagacatagaagatattgatgagatattttcttataatgtggcttgtgacatcataaatgaaaatgaggatcatgaaccaaaatcttttggtgaatgtaaaactcgtcatgattgggccaaatgcaaagatgtcatccaggttgaattgaattcgctgaataaacgtaatgtttttggacctatagtcctcacacctgaaggtgtaaaacctgttggatacaaatgagtttttattcgaaagcgaaatgagaaaaatgaaatagtcagatataaagctagacttgttgcacaaggtttttctcaaaggcctggaattgattatgaagaaacgtattctcctgttatggatgcaattacgtttcgatatttgattagtttggcagtgtctgaaaatttgaaaatgtgtcttatggatgttgttacagcttacttatacggatcacttgatagtgatatatacatgaaaatccctgaaggatttaagatgcctgaagcacaaagttcaaaacccaaataattttattctgtaaaattgcaaagatcattatatgggttgaagcaatcaggccgaatgtggtataatcggctaagtgatcacttgatgaaaaaaggatatgtaaatgatccaatatgcccttgtgttttcatcaaaaaaaaacatccggatgtgtaatcattgctgtatatgttgatgatttaaacatcattggaacgaataaagaaattcaagaagttatgatgtacttgaaagaagaatttgaaatgaaggatcttggaaaaactaagtactgtctgggtttgcaaatcgaacaaaaaagaatgtggaatttttgttcaccaggcaaattatacagaaaagatccttaaacgttttaatatggataaatcaaattcattaagtactccaatggttgtaagatcattaaacatagaaaaggatccattccgtccatgtgaggatgatgaagttattcttggtccagaagtaccatatctaagtgccattggtgcccttatgtatcttgcaaattgcactagacctgatatatcttttgctgtaaatttattggcaagattcagttcatatccaacaaagaggcactggaacggaattaaacatatattccgttatctacgaagaacgacagatttgggacttttgtactcaaaagacaccaatcaaagtatcattggttatgctgatgctggatatttatctgatccacataagacacgtttccaaatcggatatgtatttactcgtggaggcaccgcaatttcttggcatTCACAGAAataaacactcgtaacaacttcatcaaatcacgccgagattattgcattacatgaagcaagtcgtgaatgtgtgtggttaaaatcaatgacacaacatatccaaacttcttgtggattatcagtagacaagaagcctatgacgttgtatgaagacaatgctgcatgtatttctcaaatgaaagaaggataaatcaaaagtgacagaaccaaacatatccccccaaagttctttacctacactcaagagcttgagaaagatattgatatctgttacattcaatcaagtgagaactcatcagatctcttcacaaaggcacttcccacgacgatattcagaaagcatatatacaacattgggatgcgcaatctacggaatatgtgaagaatcactcatattaacatgagggggagtttacgtggctgcactcttttttccttgctatggtttttatcccactgggtttttcctagtaaggtttttaacgaggcaacataaaacacgtaataaagacaatcatcatatgacgatcatcatcacaagggggagtgttgaaaatatattatattatattaaaattgttgaaaattgagttgtattattttaaaaattagtgtgtgatgatgtagatgatgatgatttaatttttggactaatctcccattgagatctataaataggtctttccatttgtgtagaaaaacacaatttgagagaataaatttaaagtgtggagtttgagaatattttgagtttttgagttttataaattttacttttcacaacaGAATTATCATatttagagaaatattttaaatatataattattcatcAATTGCAAAAAGATactaatattaattataatatatgacATTATGTCATTTATTCAATTCACGTTATACTAAGAATAAACTTTAGCTGTGTTTGATGTGCATGATAACGTGAGATTGTAGGCTGATTTTTGAGTTTATCATTTATTCTGTATATTATTGGTACATTCAATCAACTATTCATTTTTGTGATTAGGTCGAATTGTGGAGAAATGAACTCTTCCCCTTAGTATTAACACTAGAGTTGTAATTATGGTATGTTAAGAGTGTAATTTGGTCAAAAGAtggaaatattttaaatttatcacaCCAGCACTTAATACCAAACATAGTAGCATTTTATGGTCTTATATTACATTTCtctatcaatatttttaaaatcatatatttatttcttaatTATTCAATAATCTTATCACCCAAACCAAATATTGtgtaaaaaatttgaaatcatttttttttttaaaaaaaagaagagtCAACACCTTGTTACGAACTTAGCTCTTCTAAGTTCTCGCGCATCCTTTGCTCCTTTAACTCCGCCTTGCGAGTGCTAGCAAAGCGAGCTATGTATTAACCTGTTTTAAGTAAGAAAAACAAGATAgctttgaaaataatttttattgttttaaatcGGTGATTTACAAATGAGGTCTCCTGTCTTATATAATAGCGACTTCCTAGCATGAATAATTAAGATCTATTTGATCCGACAAATCCGACAATAGAGATTAACTCATCAGGAGCTTCTAGCCTTCTATATACATAATTCTACACAATTTTTATATGCACAATGAACATTAGATAATTTTATATAAGTGTAAAACACGAATAATCTAAAAAGTTTTAGATTCAACCTTaacataattagggattttttgAACACGAAATGAAGGTGCCGATTCGTGACAACCCtctttagtatttttaaaaaataaaaataaaaataaaattttttgttttctttggttatattcgtttttttttttaaatttacaatatttatttattttagaaaaagaTGTTTCCCTCGTTATTTTTGCCTCGAGTTTATGCTTCACCAGATGCTGTCCGCAGTTCTATCGTCGTTGTCACCTCTCTGCGGCTCTTGCCTCCGACTCTGATCACAAGGTACGCTCGTGGATTCTTTCCTCTGATTGTTGTCATTGTGAATAAAACCCTAATTTCTTGGTTGAGCTTTCCTTTTGCGCCTATGGAGCCTGGATTGTTTGGATGGAGAACgtttttgtgttttgtttttgATAGGATCTAAACCTAGTTTTCGTTTGGTTTAGACAAGTTCCACCGTCTATCTGCAGGTATAGGGAGTTCGGGGTGAGACGAGCGGTCTAGTTGGCAGTATGTAAAAGTTTTCTGTAAGGAGGAATAAATTGCtgacttttctttttctttttcattttcattttcattttcctttccttttttttttttggttgtaaTTTTATA comes from Henckelia pumila isolate YLH828 chromosome 4, ASM3356847v2, whole genome shotgun sequence and encodes:
- the LOC140863263 gene encoding serine/threonine-protein kinase/endoribonuclease IRE1a-like isoform X2; this translates as MKCWLLLVVIWIFTVVLFGAFSGSTPDVLNSHNSITSLEDDDVFRAPARRSLLSANQRPDTALVASLDGTIHLLEVGSLKPLWSFSSGPEIYSSYQAPISNVSGLGSNYYIDCGEDWELYAHSSRGEVKLIPSLEEYVSSTPQITEDGGIVLGFKKTTAFLVDAKTGGIIHTYSMSDSPTATQSSVDGFLYNVSVREQYQSRSDSKDQLPLYVTRTDYRLTSYMPNSNVILWNLSVSEIGSAYLCQDMEKSLGDNLLDFESSEPGLPYKMPLPCQSRALVYRVRNQSLLELVSMPNGLPDSHHQDTRLPTSTSDVLPSQPNVEKILELFPSTNNSDDCVDMHERKDLDGVLPSHVSDQNCREPHVLDVKETSIHDFLTLNGKSSKSQLLPIFVTILAVVAYHYNLFSTIKIKWVALSTYTMAMDVHSKRKRPRKTGKNGINHGKQENKVKYPQDERGINFFEDLNQTISCRTNGRTIGKLFVFDKEIAKGSNGTIVLEGIHEGRPVAVKRLVKAYNNIASKEIQNLIVSDRHPNIVRWYGVEQDQDFVYLALERCYCSLNDLILMHSKSFGKNLDIEVAEEFTIHLDYLKGFMQDCKLWKSDGYPSPLLLRLMRDVISGIVHLHELGIVHRDLKPQNVLIASERSICAKLSDMGISKHLVGDASSFSNHATGYGSSGWQAPEQLLHRRQTRAVDLFSLGCVLFFCLTGGRHPFGNHLERDINIIRSKIDLFLVEHIPEAVDLLLKLLDPNAESRPKASEVLYHPLFWNAEMRLSFLRDTSDRVELEDRGCNSDLFNMLENIAPLALGSKWNEKMDPSFLNNIGRYRRYKFDSVRDFLRVMRNKLNHYRELPAEIQELIGPVPEGFDRYFTSRFPKLLTEVYKVMLKFCRNEEWFSKYFIGTGSKI
- the LOC140863263 gene encoding serine/threonine-protein kinase/endoribonuclease IRE1a-like isoform X1, whose amino-acid sequence is MKCWLLLVVIWIFTVVLFGAFSGSTPDVLNSHNSITSLEDDDVFRAPARRSLLSANQRPDTALVASLDGTIHLLEVGSLKPLWSFSSGPEIYSSYQAPISNVSGLGSNYYIDCGEDWELYAHSSRGEVKLIPSLEEYVSSTPQITEDGGIVLGFKKTTAFLVDAKTGGIIHTYSMSDSPTATQSSVDGFLYNVSVREQYQSRSDSKDQLPLYVTRTDYRLTSYMPNSNVILWNLSVSEIGSAYLCQDMEKSLGDNLLDFESSEPGLPYKMPLPCQSRALVYRVRNQSLLELVSMPNGLPDSHHQDTRLPTSTSDVLPSQPNVEKILELFPSTNNSDDCVDMHERKDLDGVLPSHVSDQNCREPHVLDVKETSIHDFLTLNGKSSKSQLLPIFVTILAVVAYHYNLFSTIKIKWVALSTYTMAMDVHSKRKRPRKTGKNGINHGKQENKVKYPQDERGINFFEDLNQTISCRTNGRTIGKLFVFDKEIAKGSNGTIVLEGIHEGRPVAVKRLVKAYNNIASKEIQNLIVSDRHPNIVRWYGVEQDQDFVYLALERCYCSLNDLILMHSKSFGKNLDIEVAEEFTIHLDYLKGFMQDCKLWKSDGYPSPLLLRLMRDVISGIVHLHELGIVHRDLKPQNVLIASERSICAKLSDMGISKHLVGDASSFSNHATGYGSSGWQAPEQLLHRRQTRAVDLFSLGCVLFFCLTGGRHPFGNHLERDINIIRSKIDLFLVEHIPEAVDLLLKLLDPNAESRYSNSTLIFGHSLMIFRPKASEVLYHPLFWNAEMRLSFLRDTSDRVELEDRGCNSDLFNMLENIAPLALGSKWNEKMDPSFLNNIGRYRRYKFDSVRDFLRVMRNKLNHYRELPAEIQELIGPVPEGFDRYFTSRFPKLLTEVYKVMLKFCRNEEWFSKYFIGTGSKI